The genomic DNA CCCGACTGCGGGTCGCTCGACAAATCGCGCACGCTCACCTCGCCAATCACCACGTCGGTGGGGTGGGGTAGGCGCGGGCGGCGGTCGTCGGCCCAGCCGGCGGGCGCGGTCCGGTCGGGGTCGAGCCAGGCCCCGCGGCGGCCGTTCACGCCCACGGCGCGGGCGTAGGGGTCGGGCACCTCGGCCATTTTCCGGCCTTCAATAGTGGCCTGCACGGTATAAAAACCATCTGTACCGGCCGGCAGCGCCAGCTGCCAGGTACCGGCCGGCCCGCGCTGCATGGCGTGGGTAGCCAGGGCCGCGCCGCCCGCACCGGCCGCGTATAAGCGCAGGCCCAGCGCCGCGGCAGTAGGAGCCCACACGCGCAGCGTGCCCTGCCCGGCGCGGTCAAACGTCAGCCCCAAATTCGGCCCCTGGTAGAACGGGTAGCGGCTGAGGGGGTAGGGGTCGGCCGCGGGCGGCGCGGCTGCGAAAGTGGGAAGCAGCACGAGCAGCAGCAAAAAAGAGCGAAGCATAGGCCCGAAGTTCGGGAGGGGAGTTTATACAAAACCGTTTGTCATTGCGAGCGCAGCGCGGCAATCGCCCTAGAACGACACCCGCGCCAGTCGTTCGTCCATCGTGCAGGGGCGATTGCCGCGCTGCGCTCGCAAGGACAGATTACCCAACTCCCGCCATCGGCAGCGTAAACGTGAAGCAGCTGCCCGCGCCGGGCTGGCTCTCGACCCACAATTGCCCGCCCTGCACCGTGATAAATTCGCGGGAAATACTCAGCCCCAGCCCCGAGCTGCCGCGCTGCTGCCCGGCCGGTCCGCCTACCCCCCCAAACCGCTGGAAGATGCGCTGGTGATACTCCCTGGCGATGCCCGGCCCCTGGTCCTCCACGCTCAGCTGCACCATCTCGCCCCAGGGCACCGCCCGAATGGTGAGCGCCGCCCCGTGCGGCGAGTAGCGAATGGCGTTGGAGAGCAGGTTGATGAGGACCCAGGTCGTTTTCTCCACGTCGGCCAGGGCGGGGGGTAGGGCGTCGGCGAGCAGCACCACCAGGCGCAGGTCTTTGTCAGTGAGCTGGGCGCGCACGATGTCGGTGGCGTAGCGCACCACTTCGGGCAGCGCCACCGGGGCCAGGTTGAGGCGAATATCCTTGCCCGCGTCGAGCCGCGCCACCTCAATGAGCTGGCCCACCATGCCCAGCAGCCGCTGCGTTTCGGCCCGGATGCCGCCCGCGATTTCCTGCCGCCGCCCGGCGTCGAGCCGCTCGTCGTTCATCAGCATCAAACTCAGGTTGATGCTGGCCAGCGGCGTTTTCAGCTCATGCGAAATAGTAGCCAGAAATTCGGATTTCACCTGGTCGAGGTTTTTGAAGGCCGACACGTCGCGCAGGCAAAAAACGTGGCCCGCCGGCACGGCCTTTTGCAGCTCCTCGTTCACCTCCGTCACCTCGCTCACCGTGAGTTGGTAATGCAGGTTTTCGCCGTGCGGCCGCACCTTAAACACGGGTCCGGCCGACCGGCTGGCTTCGGCCGCATCGGGGGGGGTAGGGCCGGGCGCGTCGAGGGCGCGCAGCCACTCGCGCAGCATCTCGTTGTGCTGGGCCACGGCGGCGGCGGGCTGGTCGAGCAGCTCCTTGGCGGGCTGGCCCAGCAGCAGGCAGGCTACGGGGTTGGCCAGGGCAATAATGCCTTGGTGGTCAATGAGCAGCAAGCCTTCGTCGAGGCCGCGCACGAGGCTGTCGGTGCGGTTGCGCTGCGTGATTAATTCGGCCAGGGTAGTGCGGCGCTCGTCCTCCGCCTGGCGCAATACGCGGTTCACGGCCGCCGCCACCGAGCCCACCTCGTTGTTGCGCGTCACGGCCACGCGCGTCACGGGGCCGGGCGCGGCCACGCGCTCCACATCGGCGGTGAGGCGCGTGAGCGGGCGCGTAACCAGTCGCGGCAGCCGCACCATCAGCACGATGCCCAGCAAAATACTGATTATCAAAAACAAATACACCGCCCGCTGGGCCGCCAGCGCATTAGTCTGCTGCACGCCGGGCGCCTCGGTTTCGAGCCGGTGAATGGCGAGAATAACATAGCCGCCCAGCCCCAGCAGCAGCCCCAGCATCAGGAAAACGCCCAGGCGAATTTGAATTTTTAAAGACATAGCACGGGGTAGATAGCCAGGGCGATAAAATAATTACGCAGCCAAGGTGGCGCGCCCTCAACCTTCCACGCCGTACTCCTGCAATTTTCGGTACAAAGTCGTGAGCCCGATGCCCAAACGCTTCGCCACCTCCGGCTTGCTGCCGCTCAGCTCTTCCATCAGGCGCTTGATGTGGCGCGCTTCCAGCGCCCGCAGGCTCTCATCATCGGCGGAGAAAACCGGCTGCCCGCCGCTTTGAAATTCTTCGGGCAAGTAATCCAGCGTCACCAGTTCGCCGGCCGGGGCCAGGATGGCGGCGCGCTCCAGCACGTTTTTTAGCTCGCGCACATTGCCCGGCCAGGGGTAGGCTTGCAGCGCGGCCCCGGCCTCGGGCGCGAGGCCGGACAGGCGCTTGGACAGCCGGGCGGCGAAGTGCCGCAGGAAAAAATCGGCCAGCAGCGGCACGTCCGTCGCCCGCTCCTTCAGCGAAGGCACCAGGATGGTAAACACCGAGAGCCGGTAGTACAAATCGGGCCGGAAGCGCCCCTCGGCTGCCTCCTGCTTAAGGTTGCGGTTAGTAGCCGCCACCAAGCGCACGTTCACGCTCGTAGGCTTGGTGTCGCCAAGCTTGGTAAACTGTTGCATCTCCAGCACCCGCAGAAACTTCGCCTGCACATTCAACTCCAATTCCCCGATTTCGTCCAGAAACAGCGTGCCGCCGTTGGCTTCTTCCAGTAATCCCTTTTTATCAGTCAGCGCCCCCGTAAAAGCCCCTTTTTTGTAGCCAAATAGCTCGCTTTCCAGCAAATCTCTCGGAAAAGCGCTGCAATTGACGGCCACGAAGGGCTTGCTCTTGCGGGCGCTGGCCTCGTGCAGCGCCTGGGCAAACAGCTCCTTGCCCGCGCCGGTGGGGCCTTCGAGCAGCACCGTGCTGTCGGTGGGCGCTACCTGCCGGGCCAGGTGCTGGGCGCGGCGCAGCGCCGGGGCCTCGCCCACCATGCTCTCGAAGCTATGGCGCTGGCCCACGCGCTTTTCCAGCTCCGCCACCCGGTGCTGCAAGCGGGCCTTTTCGGCGGCGCGCTCCACCACTACCACCAGCTGCTGCTCAAAATCGCCCTTGGTGAGGTAGTCAAACGCCCCGAGCTTCATCGCCTTCACCCCGTCGGGAATGGTGCCGAAGGCCGTGAGCAGCACCACTTCGGCCAGCGGCGCGGCGGCGCGGTAGCGCGGCAGCAGCTCCACGCCGTGGCCATCGGGCAGCTTCACGTCGCTGAGCACCACCAGCACCTCTGCCGCGTGCTGGCTCAGCAGAGCCAGGCCCCGGTAGGCGTCGGGCGCTTGCAGCACCGTGTAGCCTTCCAGCTCCAGCACCTGGGCCAGCAGCTGCCGCAGGCGCGCTTCGTCGTCA from Hymenobacter psoromatis includes the following:
- a CDS encoding sigma-54-dependent Fis family transcriptional regulator — its product is MPTGTLLLIDDEARLRQLLAQVLELEGYTVLQAPDAYRGLALLSQHAAEVLVVLSDVKLPDGHGVELLPRYRAAAPLAEVVLLTAFGTIPDGVKAMKLGAFDYLTKGDFEQQLVVVVERAAEKARLQHRVAELEKRVGQRHSFESMVGEAPALRRAQHLARQVAPTDSTVLLEGPTGAGKELFAQALHEASARKSKPFVAVNCSAFPRDLLESELFGYKKGAFTGALTDKKGLLEEANGGTLFLDEIGELELNVQAKFLRVLEMQQFTKLGDTKPTSVNVRLVAATNRNLKQEAAEGRFRPDLYYRLSVFTILVPSLKERATDVPLLADFFLRHFAARLSKRLSGLAPEAGAALQAYPWPGNVRELKNVLERAAILAPAGELVTLDYLPEEFQSGGQPVFSADDESLRALEARHIKRLMEELSGSKPEVAKRLGIGLTTLYRKLQEYGVEG